The nucleotide sequence CTTTAAGCCCTTTAAGGATAACCAGAGAATGTTAGTCATGCTTTAGTtgctcaaaaataaataaaaagcattgGCAGCGATACTGTATGTTCATCTCAGACATTTTGTGTTGGCGGTGAATATCGAACAGAAATCCGAATACCTCTGGAAACCAGTTTTATACACAGGATTACAGGATTGAGAGACCAGTAATGAGCCTCCACATTAGAGTTtatctaaatttaaatttaaatgtaatctttaatctttaaattaaatctaaatttaattttaaattaaattaaaaattagagagaagagagaataataaatcattttcatgaCCTAAACAAACATTGTGAAACTCACGCTGTGTCCCCAAATCCCTTTCACTGCCAGCTCAGCAATGTCTCAGCAGGTGGTCCATGTCCAACCCCATAGGGCTCATGATGCAGGTCAATGGAGCACTGGCCTGTGTGAATGTTATAAAGACATGGGAGATTGTGAGTATCCATACATTATGATAATTGGCTGATTGTTGACAGGAAGATTCCTCTAAGATATTGGTCATGAACTGATCGCTAGATCATTCACAGGCCTCAATGCTGTGTGCAGGTTGCTTTGCGCTGTGCTGCCTCCCAGTGTTCACCTGTAAGGTGACAAGTGCGGTGGGTGCGTGTCCCTGCCTGCCTCTGCTGGACTGTATCGGCTGTGTTCCACCTGCTTCTCTTGCCATGAGGGCATCTGTCAGGCAACGATATGGCATTCAGGTAATTCATCTAACTGACGGGAAGAACTTTATTCTTCCTGAAAATTGTCTTTCATTTGGTGTATTTTATGTGATGGTGACGAAAGAGCTGCCACAATGTAGGCAGTAGCATTGCTTTTTGCTTGCCAAGCGAGGCCTCGTTAAATAattgttctttcttttaatttgagtcctttctgtatggaattgtgtgttttttatttgggTAACTTTATTCTTTCCCATATAAAACAGCACAGATGTATTAGCCAGGTGTGTTGTCAAGCAACATTATAGACATTTTGTTATCTTATTTTTCAGTCAATGCTTCCATTGCTTTCATATTACCTTCACAATTTACTACTTTCCAGTATGTAACATTAAAGCACTAGAACTGAATTTACTAAGTTGCTTTAACAGGTACTCCAATGTCCCCAGCTCAATTTAGCCAAGCTGCAACTTTGAGTAATGATAATATCACTGCTGACAAGATAAAGACATTAATGTGATGAAACACATTAACAGCCCATGTGGAAAATAGCTGCAAACATCAAGAAAATTGGCTCAATGACTGGTTATTGGTTATTACTTTAGCAACACAGTGTGGTGACATGAGATAAACCACAGATGTACATATGCTGAGCATGCAGTGAAAACACAGCAtgtttattaaattaataaagcTACATTAGATCCATAAATAACTtcatgaataaacaaacaaatgcatttaaGTTCCAGTGAGCTGCTCACGCTGCCCACCCACTACTTCTCTGCAATGCCTGTCAACTCTAAACACAACTGCCTGCATGGACGCACCTCAGGTCTTTTTCACTGAAAAGGTGCGCATCAACAATAGATAGGAGACAGATGCACCACGAAGATGTGAGTTGAATGATGGATAAATCAAGACAAGTCATCTCTGGGAGTATGAAGAGAAGCAGGGATAAGGCAGGAGGTGTGAGTGGTTGGAGGCCAGGCAGAGGCTGGAGCTGTGCCATGGGAGAGGAGGTGGTTGGTAATGTTGGCACTCTGGAGGTGGAGTGGGCCGTGAATCGCCGTCAGTGTTGCAGAGCATGAGCTCTGAAGGTGCCAGAAGTTCTTATGAAAACTAGTCCCAGCATGTAGGCTGGTGTAAAGCAAGGCAATTACTCCACAACGGGTGGAAGGACAAAGTTGTAACAGTCTGTATCTTGAGAATAAATCCATGCAGACAGACccgtttattcatttgtttgtgcGCTATAAGTGCGCTTTAAATTTGCCCGCCCGCCCgctcgtccatccatccatccatccatccatccatccatctatccatccatctatccatccatctgtccatctataATGACTTTGGTGTGTCTTCAGACTTGTCTTCCAGTGCCACCATGTTTTTTGACTTGAAGTCTATGACAAATGTCTACAGATCCAaacataaatttattttatttgtacagaATCAGCATCAAATGCAATTGAGTCAATGTTGCACGATAGCATACACTTTATATCAATATCAATGATGTCACTCTATTCTAAATTTCATAGGCACCATAATTAAGGTAGCTCTTCTTGTTGACATACTGTCAGTTATTTCTGGGTTCTACATCATATTATAATACTCAGGCCAACAACTGGAATTTGCCTCCTGACTGTGTTTTTCAGACTTTATTAATTTATCCTAACGACAAGCATTTTTCCAGGACGCTGCTGCTAAGAGCAGATACTTGAGTGCATGAAATCCGCTGTTTTCTAAGGCAGAACATTTACTGTTACTACGACAAATATGCTGCCATGTACCAACTTCAAAATGTTGTGCTACATTTGTGCTTTGTTAGTATATTTACTCTAACAAAAAATGTAGTGGAACAATGAaattcataaatttaaaatatatttaaggaTTTCGTATCAGAGAACAACatgaaatagataaatagagGTGCTTTGTTGTACATATCAGTAAAAAGAACTCTTCCATTTGCTTCTAAATGCAAATATTCACCTTTTGTTTGAGCCTCCCACCTGTGTTCAAGCCTCTCTCTGTGTCTTACAGGGAAGCGTGTGCAGCGACTGTATATATGGATGCTGCTGCTACACTCTCTCTTGGCTCCAGATCTCCAGGGAGTTAAAGAGAAGAGCAGCAACCCAcgcctccctctcctcctcctcctcctcacacagaTACACTGCTCTGACCTCCCTGCAGGGGGCGCACCTGGTCTAGACGCTCCTTTCTCCGGGCCTCCATGGAGtccatttattcacatttcctTTAGTTTTCAGCCCCTCCCCGCTACCCTGGTGAATTTAGCAGGGAAACAGTTATTGcctaaagaggaaaaaacaattTTGGTTCAGGATAAAGTCAAACAAGTTAAATTATACTTTAGAGTTGGGGCAATTGTACATGTTATTTTGTGAagacaattgaaaaaaaaaacccaacaacaataaaaacccACTTTCATAACTTTTGagttattctattttttttattattctaacaCATTTCTGATGAGTAGTTTCACTAGAGTTTTCTTATctggcatttttatttcattaatgacTATTCAACCACTGATTCTGATATTTTTCCAGGCATTTTTATGAGTTGTGACCAGTTTATAACAAGTTATCAGAAAAGCtattatgacatttaaatatactgtacaaatgTCCTAACTTTCCCTGaagttgaattttaaaaaaagaaaagaaatctttaaataaataaagtaaatatctatatctatattttttattctacctgtgtgtatacagtattcTGTTAATATAAATCTTAGGTCTCTATCTTAttacttaattttatttaccTATGAGTAGTATTTTTAAGCATTTTCCAAGGGAGCCTATATCACAATGTGACTGTTGTGCACAAccgttgattgattgataaatccACACATTATTTTCTTATAATTCTGGTCCAATCACATTTTTGTAGTATAGATTGATTTCTAGTGCCTTGAATATAATTATATCATTtattgtatgtacagtatgccaagttttgttttgtttttttctgcagaactagtgctttttcttttatactTAAGTCATCTGTCATTTAATCACAGGAGGTGTTTACATGCAAGGTATTTAACCAATAATAACAGAGGGAATTtcattttgcctcattcaaactTTTACTTATGATTTAAGAACCCCAGGACTGATTTTAAAgcaatgtttctatgttcttaCTTACAGTATGTctcttttaataatattaaggaaaaaaaaattgcttcaaCTTGTATTTCCTGGATATTCAGTGGAAAATATCTTGCAATGTTTTTATAGGAGAACAAACATTACACATAAGATTGACTATGTAAGATttcataaatgaaattattcattAGCAAAAAGAGCTTGGGCCAAGACGTAATGTTGGTATTAACATTGTCACACTCTGAAgagcatgttttattttctatgttttGGATTGGGTCCCTGCCTACTGACCACTGGGGATCGTTGTGATATTGTAGTGACCACcactaaaaaacacacaaacattcacagaaatacacacaactCACATACTAATACACACaggcaataaataaaatgcagattATGCAACAGGAAGAGAATAATAGATTccttttttaaagagaaaattCAATTTGGCACTAGAAAACCATTCCTGACCTTCATACTACATTCAAGATTACTGGACAggacatgttaaaaaaacaaacaaacaaacaaaaaacaaaacaaaaaaaacccccaacaacaatatccatccatccatccatccatcatctactgcTATCCAAGGCTGGGTCACAGGGACAACAGTCTCAGGATGGATGCCCATATTTCCCTCTCCCTAGACACAAGCtccatagtccctccagcatgtcctaggtcttcctcgaggtgtcctcccggtaggacatgcccggaacacctccccatggaggtgtccaggaggcatccggaacagatgtccgagccacctcagctggctctgcttgaggcggaggagcagcagctccactcCACGATACTCCACATGAGTATCgggtgtggagaggacccacAAGTGTGGAGCCATGGCTCTACCCACAAGCCTAgcccctctccctgccacacaccagcgccaaatggtttgccagaatttcttcatgGCCTCCCTGAACTcttcccagacccgagtttttgccccCGCAACTACTCGAGCttcagtacgcctggcctgcctgtaacTGTCAGCTGTctccggagtcccacaattcaacaagatttgataggactcttTTTTCAGCTTGACGGCACCCCTTCCGGTGTCCAACATCAggttcgggggttaccgccACGAcgggcaccagagaccttgcgacctcAGCAACCGCTTCGACaaaggaggtggagaacatggtccactctgactcaatatCCCAAGCATCCTGCGGGATCTGAGACAGGATCTCcaggaggtgggagttgaagatctcactgacagagggttctacattccaacagactctcaaaacacgtttgggcctgccgagtctgtccggccccctgctctgccagtggatccagctcaccaccaggtggtgatcggttgacagctctgtccctctcttcacccaagggTCCAAAACACGcagtcggaggtctgatgatacgacaacaaagtcgatcatcgacctttGGCCTTGGGTGTCTTGGCGTCATGTGCATTCATGGACATctctgtggttgaacaaggtgtttgttatggacaaactgtgactagcacagaacaCAACTCATGATCGGGGAGgctgttcatcccaatcacccctttccaggtctcactgtcattgcctacgtgagcgttgaagtccccaaggagaacaatggagtacCTAGTTGGAGCAAtattcagtactcctcccagAGACTCCAAGAAGGCCACGTATTCCACCGACCGGATTCAGCCTGACCGGGTTcagtaaaaagagtgtcagatagagtgatgaatctgaagctagaaattgaaggtttgatgttcaatgttgttagtgggtatgctccacaggtaggatgtgagctggaggagaaggagaaattctggttggactttgatgaagtgatgcagagcatacctcgaagtgagagagttgtcattggtgcagacttcaatggagatgttggtgcaggaaacagaggtgatgaggaggtgatgggcaggtttggtatccaggagaggaacgcagaaggacaggcccggccaccagaggcccggccaccaggcgcttgcATACGAGCtccaaccccgggcctggctccagggtggggccccagtTACGCCACACCAGGCGTacggtccttgattttttagccatcataggggtttttgtactgctcttcGTCTGGCCTATctcccaggacctgtttgccaaggagcataaagcccctgacaacatagctcctgggatcattcgggcactcaaacttccccaccacgataaggtggcagttctCGGAGATAACTGATATAATTCGGAGATAAGATATAATTTtttacagtggacaaaaatgccacaatggacaaaaaaattggtttataataccactacatttgttttcatatgtttggtatgaagtctgatattgttttatcgtggaatttccatgggttcatGCTAGTTTTCAAATATGATTGTATTATTGTAAAAAGAATTCTCTTTGCTGTCCAGAAAGCAATGAGAAAACAGATTTCCATCCATGATAAAATGCAGATTTCTGACAAACCAGTTGCCAGTCTGAGGGTCAGAGGGACAGTCACATTGTTTACTCCTTCACTTTTCTAAAATCGTTACCATACTTACAGCTACATATCCTAACAGTGTGGGttcaatttatatattttattttgtcacaacCGTTGGTGATAAGATGGAGCTAAACCAACCCAGGCCTTTCATCATGAGCAGCACATCCAACCAATGGACCTCTGGAATTTGTGACTGCTTCCAAGACATGTCCGTGTGTACGTGCTTGTCGTTTCTGTTCTCTTTGACCTGGTTTACATATTTTGAGACGATAAGGAGTCAACATCTTTTATCTGTCTTGCGTGCATGGAGTTAAAACCTCATTCATTCTCATTCAGGCTGATCTGTCTCTAGGAATGCATACAAAATAATGCACAGTAGGGGAGTGTTTGGGCAATGCTCGAGGTGATAAAGCAAACTGATGGCATCCTCAGATGATGAGATATCAAATCTCAAAAACTGGTgttaatcaaaaatattttgcctcattcagttgccacaaatttccccactgtgggacaataaaggtttattattatttttatttttttatttaaaaaaaaaaaatatttatttatttatttattattcttttgtcTGTACTGTAGGTTCATTTTTAAGAGGCTTTCCATTTCTAGACTTGTTTTGCCTATGTGACAAATCACTTTAAATGAGAATTTTGTGAATGTTAACTTACTTTCAGGTTGCTTTTCCTTTTGGTGTTTTACCTGCTTTGCCTGCATTACAGCCCATGATGCTGGTCAGTGTCTGTGTTTGCCTCTACTGGACAGTtttgacaaacacagacacttaTAGGAGCATTCATCTCTCCTATAACAACAGCTCTCTGGGCGTCAATACACCAACGATATCATACTGAGGTACAACCACTATCCTTACATCTCTCTTGTTCATGATAACATCCAGGAGTTCACAAGGAATTTTTATAAAAGGTTCTGTACACTCTGTTCCTTCACcttgcttgtttgtttattttgacagtGAGTACTGACTTCATAGCTTaaaagcttttgttttaatCTCGTATTTTATGACTCCAAAATCCACTGACTGTCTTCATAGAGTATGATTTGCAATGACTGTCTGCAGGCCTTCTTCTCTGGGCCCTGCTCCTGGTGCCAAATCTCAAGAGAAATAAAGACAAGGAACAATCCCATTACCATTGAAGCCTTAATGCACACAATAATTGCCCCATaagcataaaaacataaaatgtagcCGGaaaagggcacaagccagtctcttattgtgctggtctcaaacccggataaatacagagggttgcgtcaggaagggcatctggcataaaacttttggcaaatcaaacatgcgaatcaaacctacgacttccgtaccggatcggtcgaggcccaggttaacaacaaccgccttcgttgctgttcacctacagggtgcctgTGGAAATTGGATGACTGTTGGTTGAGAGTTAGTTGACATGATGCAAAGGAGGAAGGtcgacatactgtgtgtccaggagaccaggtggaaagatagcaaggctagaagtttaggagcagggttcaagttgttctatcatggtgtagataggaaagaaatggagtaggcaTTATTTTGATGGAGGAATTTGTTAGGAacgtcctggaggtaaaaagtgtcagatagagtgatgagtctgaagctagaaattgaaggtgtgatgttcaatgttgttagtgggtatgctccacaggtaggatgtgagctggaggagaaggagaagttctggttggactttgatgaagtgatgctgaGCATACCTCGAAgcgagagagttgtcattggtgcagacttcaatggacattttggtgcaggaaacagaggtgaagagcaggtgatgggcaggtttggtatcaaggagaggaacgcagaaggacagatggtagttgactttgcaaaaaggatg is from Antennarius striatus isolate MH-2024 chromosome 23, ASM4005453v1, whole genome shotgun sequence and encodes:
- the LOC137590750 gene encoding cornifelin homolog B-like — its product is MLMDKLLSSSAMSQQVVHVQPHRAHDAGQWSTGLCECYKDMGDCCFALCCLPVFTCKVTSAVGACPCLPLLDCIGCVPPASLAMRASVRQRYGIQGSVCSDCIYGCCCYTLSWLQISRELKRRAATHASLSSSSSSHRYTALTSLQGAHLV